ATGGCTCGCAGGAAGGTCGTCATCATGGGCGCCGCAGGGCGCGATTTCCATAACTTCAACTGTCTCTTCCGCAACGACCCCGACGTCGAGGTCGTCGCGTTCACCGCCACCCAGATCCCGGACATCGAGGGGCGGACCTATCCGGCGTCGCTCGCCGGGCGCTTCTATCCCGAAGGGATTCCGATCCAGGCGGAAGAGGATCTCGAGATTCTCGTCCGCCAACACGCCATCGACGAAGTCTGGTTCTCCTACTCCGACGTGGCCCACACCTACGTGATGGACAAGGGCTCGCGGGTGATCGCCTGGGGCGCCCACTTCGGCATCTGCTCGGCGACACGGACGATGCTCCCCTCGACGAAACCGGTGATCGCCGTCACGGCCGTCCGCACTGGCGTTGGCAAGTCGCAGACGACCCGATTCCTCTCCCGCATCCTCAAGTCGCTCGACCTCAAGGTCGTCGCCGTCCGCCACCCGATGCCCTACGGCGACCTCGAGCGCCAGACCTGCCAGCGCTTCGCCACCTACGAGGACCTCGACCGCCAGGAGTGCACGATCGAGGAGCGCGAGGAGTACGAGCCGCACATCGACAACGGCTTCGTGGTCTACGCCGGCGTCGACTACGAGCAGATCCTGCGCGCCGCCGAAGAGGAAGCCGACGTCATCCTCTGGGACGGCGGCAACAACGACACACCGTTCTACAAGCCCGACCTCCACATCACCCTGCTCGATCCGCATCGCGCCGGCCACGAGCTTCGCTACTACCCGGGCGAAACGAACGTGGTGATGTCCGACCTCTTGATCGTCAACAAGGTCAACACGGCCGAACCGGACAAGGTTGCCGAGGTCGAGGCGAACTGCCGGGCGCTCAACCCACGCGCCCGCATCCTCCGCTGCGATTCGCGGATCGCCATCTCCGACGCGGCCCTCGTCGCCGGGAAGCGGGCCCTCGTCGTCGAGGACGGCCCGACGCTGACGCACGGCGGGATGAGCGTCGGCGCCGGGTGGTTCGCCGCCAGGGATGCGGGAGCGGCGGAGATCGTCGATCCGCGGCCCTATGCCGTCGGTTCGATCGCCGAAACCTATGCCAAGTACCCGAACGCCGCCGGGATCCTGCCGGCGATGGGCTATGGCGACGAGCAGATCCGCGACCTCGCAGCGACGATCGAGGCGACACCGGCCGATGTCGTCGTCGAAGGCACGCCGATCGAGCTCTCTCGGATCATGTCGATCTCGAAGCCGGTGGCCAAGGTCACCTACGAGCTCGAAGAGCTCGAGCCGGGCGTGCTCGAGGCCGAAGTCCGGCGGGTTCTCGGTCGGGGCTGAGGCTCGACTCGCAACTTCCCGTCGATTGCTGCGTTTGCATGGGGAGGGGATCGCTCGCCCGCGGGCGGGCCCCCTCCCCTGCCATCTCAAGGAGGCTCCATGTTCCGAACCCGACGGGCGCATGCGCTCGCCGCCGCGCTGGTCCTCGTCACCGCCGCAGCGGCAATGGCCGAGATTCCGGCGACGAGCTCGGCACCCACCAAGCTGCTTCGCTTTCCCGATGTTCACGGTGATCGCGTCGTCTTCTCCTACGCTGGGGACCTCTGGACCGCGTCGACCTCGGGAGGACTGGCCGAGCGTCTGACCGCCCATCCCGGCCTCGAGCTCTTCGGCAAGTTCTCTCCCGACGGCCGATGGATCGCCTTCACGGGCCAGTACGACGGCGACGAGCAGGTCTACGTGATTCCCTCGTCGGGGGGAGAGCCGCGCCAGCTGACCTTCTACCCGGCCCACGGCCCGCTCACCCCGCGGTGGGGCTACGACAACCAGGTGTACGGCTGGAGCCCGGACGGGACGAAGATCCTCTTCCGCTCGTTGCGGGACGCCGACGGCGGCCGCACCGAAACGGCTCTCTACACCGTCGAGCTGACCGGCGGACTCGCCGAGAAGCTCCCGATGCCGACCTCCGGGGCCGGCGACTTCTCGCCGGATGGCAAGCGCCTCGTGTACTCGCCGCTCTTTCGTGACTTCCGCACCTGGAAGCGCTACGAAGGCGGCTGGGCGCAGGATCTCTATCTTTTCGATCTGACGAGCCACGCCGTCGAACCGGTCGCCCACAGCGTGCGCACGGAACGCGACCCGATGTGGCTCGGCGATGCCATCTACTTCGTTTCCGACCGCGACGGCGTCCTGAACCTCTACCGTTTCGACCTCGGCAGGAAGTCCGTCGAGCAGATGACCCACGAAGCCGTCTGGGACGTTCGCTGGGCGAGCTCGGACAATCGAGCGCAGATCGTCTACGAGATCGACGGCGAGCTGGCGCTCTTCGACGCGACAACCCGCGCCTCCCGTCGGCTGTCGATCTCGGTGCCCGACGACGGCGTGAACCGGCGGCCGTCCCGCATCTCGGCTGCCCGGCAGATCGAGGACTTCGAGCTGTCTCCCAAGGGCGAGCGGGCGCTCTTCGTGGCCCGCGGCGACGTCTTCACGGCACCGATCGAGAAGGGCCCCACCCGGAACCTGACCGCGAGCTCCCGGGCCCACGACAAGCACGCCCGCTGGTCACCCGATGGCCGCCGGATCGCCTTCGTCTCGGACCGCTCGGGCGAGGATCAGGTCTACCTGATCGACCAGGATGGCAGCCATCCCGCCGAGCCCTTGACGGATCGCTTCGCGGCCATGCTGTACGCCCCCGCCTGGTCACCGGACGGCAAGCGGCTCGCCCTTTCCGACAAGGACGGGAAGGTCTGGGTCGTCTCCCTGGACGACAAGAAGGCCGTGGAGATTGCCGACGACCGTTTCGGTCCGGTCTCCGACTACACCTGGTCGCCTGGCGGATCTCACCTCGCCTACTCGCTCGCCGAGGCCAACGGCACCCGGTCGCTGTGGATCTGGACGGTTGCCGAGGACAGGGCGCGCCAGGTGACCGGCGAGATGTTCAACGAGTACCAGCCGGCCTGGGATCCCCAAGGCAAGTACCTCTACTTCCTCTCCGAGCGCGAGTTCGCACCGCAGATCTCCGATCTCGAATGGAACTATGCCGGCAACCGGCGGACCGGCGTCTTTGCGCTCGCCCTGCGGCGGGACGTCGGTCATCCATTCCCTGCCGAAAGCGACGAGATCAAGCTCGACGACCCCATCAAGGCCGACACCGGCAGGAAGACGGAAGGGGACACCACCTCGACGCGCAAGTCGCCGGCGACGTCGGAGAGCAAGCCGGCCGAACCGTTGCGAATCGACTGGGAGGGTCTCGCCTCGCGCGTGGTGCGCGTTCCGATCGACGCGGACAATCTCGACGGCCTGGTCGCCACCACCGACGCACTGCTCTTCGCCACCTCGGGAGCGCCCTTCTACGGCCGCGACAGCTACGAGAAGACGAAGCTGCGGATCTTCGACCTCAAGAAGCGCGAGACTAGCGTTCTCGCCGACGACATCCAGGGATACGTCCTCTCGCGTGACGGCTCGAAGGTCCTGGTGCGTCAAGGAGCCAGTTTCAGCCTGATGGACGCGACGCCGAAGAGTGTCGACCGCAAATCGGTGTCGACCTCCGGGCTGGTGGTCGATCGGGTCCCGAGCGAGGAGTGGGCCGAAATCTTCGACGAGGTCTGGCGGCGCTATCGCGATTTCTTCTACGTGCGCAACATGCACGGCTACGACTGGAAGGCGATCGGCGATCGCTACCGCCGGTGGCTCCCGCACGTCGGTCATCGTTCGGATCTCAACTACGTCCTGGGGGAGATGGTCGCCGAGCTCAACATCGGCCACGCCTACATCGAAGGCGGAGACTTCTCCATCCCGGAACGACCCAAGGTCGGCCTGCCGGGTGCCCGCTTCGAGCTCGACCGCGCCGCCGGCCGCTACCGCATCTCCAGGATCATGGAAGGGAACAACGAGGAGGCGCGATACCGCGCGCCGCTCACCGAAGTCGGCGTGAACGTCAGCGTCGGCGATTTCGTCCTGGCCATCGACGGCGTCGATTTGAAAGCCACCGACGATCCCTACCGCCTGCTGCGCTACAAGACCGACCCGGTGACCTTGACGGTCAACAACCGGCCCGTCGCCGACGGAGCGCGACAGGTCACCTATCGGCCGATCACCGACGAGAGCGACCTGCTCTACTACGGATGGGTCGCGGCGAGCCGCGCGCGCGTCGACCAGGCGACCGGCGGGCGCGTCGGCTACCTCCACCTTCCGGACATGGGGGCAGCGGGCGCCTACGAGTTCGTGAAGTGGTTCTACCCGCAGATCCGCAAGGAGGGTCTCGTCGTCGACGTGCGTTCCAACGGCGGAGGGAATATCTCTCAGTGGATCATCGAGCGGCTCGACACGAAGCTGCTCGGCACGCGCTTCGGCTACACCGGGGACCAGCCGGCAACCTACCCTTACACCGTCTTCTACGGGCATCTGGCCTGCCTGCTCAACGAGACGTCGGCTTCCGACGGCGACATCTTCCCCTACCGATTCCGCAAGGCCGGCCTCGGCCCGTTGATCGGCAAGCGATCCTGGGGCGGCGTCGTCGGAATCAGCGGGACGGGCCCGCTTCTGGACGGCGGCACCGTCTTCGTGCCACAGCAGGGGACGAACGACGTCGATGGGAGCTGGGCGATCGAAGGTCATGGCGTCGACCCGGACATCGAGGTCGAGAACGATCCGGCGTCGGTGATCGCCGGTCAGGATCCTCAACTCGAGCGGGCGATCGCGGAGGTGCTCCGCGCGATGGCAGAGGATCCCCGCAAGCTCCCCTCCCGGCCCGCAGACCCGGTGAAGACCCACTGACGAGGCACTCGACCCGGACAGGCCACGGGTGCGCCGGCGAGGTCCGGCGCACCCGCGCAGTTCCAGGGCTAGAATCTTCCGCCATGAGATCCAAGGCCGCCGCCCACCGACTCTTCCGCCACGCCGTCGTCGCGATGTTCCCCTTCGCCCTCCTCCTCGGCTGCGGAACGAAGGCCGAACCCGCGAAGACCGTGCCGGATCAGCGTTATGAAGTCCGGGGCGAGATCGTGCGCCTGCCTGAAGGCGGAGCGACATCTGCCGAGATCTGGATCCGCCACGAGGCGATTCCGGACTTTGCCACGGAAGAGGGGAAGAGGGTCGGAATGGACTCGATGACCATGCCGTTTGCTCTGTCCCCAGGTCTCTCGCTCGACGGGATCACGGTCGGCGACAAGGTCGCGTTCACCTTGGAGATTCGGTGGGCCGATCGCGCCGCTCCGGCGAGGATCTCCCGACTGATCGAGCTTCCCGCGGAGACGGTGCTGAGCCTCGAGACGCGCCAGGGGCAGTGACCGCAGCGGCCCCGTTCGATCCGGCGAATCGAGCGCAACCCACCGAGCAGATTCACCTTTCGCGCGAGACGCTCGTCCAACCCGTCGCCCTTCCCGTTCGCGCGACCTGAGGATCTTCAGATCCGCAGGAGTGCTCCACGTCAACCCGACTTCCAGAGTCGGCTCACCGTCTCCCCGCTGCGACGGGACTCGGTCCATCGTTCGCGCTGTCCCATTGCGCTGAGGATCGTCGTTTCTCTAAGATGGAAACGCTCCAAGTCCGACAAGGTTGACGAACTCGGCGGTCGCTGCTGCGGCCCGTCCGAAGACCACGGAGGTGCCCATGTTGAGCCCACGCTACCGTCTCACCTTCCTGCTGCTCGGTCTGGTGCTGGTCGCCGGAACCGGTCTCGCAGCGACAGCGCCGCCGACCGATCGCGACCCGGCACTTTCGCCGACGTCGTCGCACCTCGAATGGCAACTGCCGCAAGGCGCCGCCGGCGCCGTGCTCACCGTCATCGGGCCGGACGACTTCATCCTGCGCAAGGTCTACGAGCCGGCCGGGGTGCTGACCTTCAGCGCCGCGGATGTCACCGGCGAGCCGTTGGCCGACGGCAGCTACACCTGGGAGCTCCGGTTCGTCGCGAATCCGGACAGCGGACTGAAGCGCCGCGTCGAGGCCGCGCGTGCCGCCGGCAACGACGTCGAAGCCGAGAGCCTGCGCGCCCAGAT
This genomic window from Holophagales bacterium contains:
- a CDS encoding GTPase: MARRKVVIMGAAGRDFHNFNCLFRNDPDVEVVAFTATQIPDIEGRTYPASLAGRFYPEGIPIQAEEDLEILVRQHAIDEVWFSYSDVAHTYVMDKGSRVIAWGAHFGICSATRTMLPSTKPVIAVTAVRTGVGKSQTTRFLSRILKSLDLKVVAVRHPMPYGDLERQTCQRFATYEDLDRQECTIEEREEYEPHIDNGFVVYAGVDYEQILRAAEEEADVILWDGGNNDTPFYKPDLHITLLDPHRAGHELRYYPGETNVVMSDLLIVNKVNTAEPDKVAEVEANCRALNPRARILRCDSRIAISDAALVAGKRALVVEDGPTLTHGGMSVGAGWFAARDAGAAEIVDPRPYAVGSIAETYAKYPNAAGILPAMGYGDEQIRDLAATIEATPADVVVEGTPIELSRIMSISKPVAKVTYELEELEPGVLEAEVRRVLGRG
- a CDS encoding copper-binding protein, whose translation is MRSKAAAHRLFRHAVVAMFPFALLLGCGTKAEPAKTVPDQRYEVRGEIVRLPEGGATSAEIWIRHEAIPDFATEEGKRVGMDSMTMPFALSPGLSLDGITVGDKVAFTLEIRWADRAAPARISRLIELPAETVLSLETRQGQ
- a CDS encoding PD40 domain-containing protein, whose translation is MFRTRRAHALAAALVLVTAAAAMAEIPATSSAPTKLLRFPDVHGDRVVFSYAGDLWTASTSGGLAERLTAHPGLELFGKFSPDGRWIAFTGQYDGDEQVYVIPSSGGEPRQLTFYPAHGPLTPRWGYDNQVYGWSPDGTKILFRSLRDADGGRTETALYTVELTGGLAEKLPMPTSGAGDFSPDGKRLVYSPLFRDFRTWKRYEGGWAQDLYLFDLTSHAVEPVAHSVRTERDPMWLGDAIYFVSDRDGVLNLYRFDLGRKSVEQMTHEAVWDVRWASSDNRAQIVYEIDGELALFDATTRASRRLSISVPDDGVNRRPSRISAARQIEDFELSPKGERALFVARGDVFTAPIEKGPTRNLTASSRAHDKHARWSPDGRRIAFVSDRSGEDQVYLIDQDGSHPAEPLTDRFAAMLYAPAWSPDGKRLALSDKDGKVWVVSLDDKKAVEIADDRFGPVSDYTWSPGGSHLAYSLAEANGTRSLWIWTVAEDRARQVTGEMFNEYQPAWDPQGKYLYFLSEREFAPQISDLEWNYAGNRRTGVFALALRRDVGHPFPAESDEIKLDDPIKADTGRKTEGDTTSTRKSPATSESKPAEPLRIDWEGLASRVVRVPIDADNLDGLVATTDALLFATSGAPFYGRDSYEKTKLRIFDLKKRETSVLADDIQGYVLSRDGSKVLVRQGASFSLMDATPKSVDRKSVSTSGLVVDRVPSEEWAEIFDEVWRRYRDFFYVRNMHGYDWKAIGDRYRRWLPHVGHRSDLNYVLGEMVAELNIGHAYIEGGDFSIPERPKVGLPGARFELDRAAGRYRISRIMEGNNEEARYRAPLTEVGVNVSVGDFVLAIDGVDLKATDDPYRLLRYKTDPVTLTVNNRPVADGARQVTYRPITDESDLLYYGWVAASRARVDQATGGRVGYLHLPDMGAAGAYEFVKWFYPQIRKEGLVVDVRSNGGGNISQWIIERLDTKLLGTRFGYTGDQPATYPYTVFYGHLACLLNETSASDGDIFPYRFRKAGLGPLIGKRSWGGVVGISGTGPLLDGGTVFVPQQGTNDVDGSWAIEGHGVDPDIEVENDPASVIAGQDPQLERAIAEVLRAMAEDPRKLPSRPADPVKTH